CAGCAGCAAACGAAAGCCTTTGAACTCCGCGCGGCCCTGAGTCTGAGCCGGTTGTGGAAGCGGCAAGGCAAACGTGACGCTGCGTTACAATTGCTCTCTGAAGTGTATGGAAAATTTACCGAAGGGTTTGCAATGCCGGATTTACGGAGAGCGCGGGTAATGTTGAGACAATTGAGTGATTGAGTCAGTGAGTCATCGGGTGATCGAGCAACTAAATCGGGTGATCGGGCGATCAGGTCATCGGGCCATTGAAAAGAAGAAGCAACCTACTGAAGCTTTCAATCTTCAATTCCTCAATCACCCGGTGGCGCGATCACCCGATGACTCAATTCATCTACTGTCGCAACCCCGCCTGCTGCATGAGCGGCATCACCCGTTCGCCGAAAAACTTGATCTCCTCGTTGTAATCGAGCCAACAGAGGATCATGCCTTCGATACCGATCTTGGACATCTTCACTAATTCCTCGGTGACTTGCTCTGGTGTACCGACCATTGGATAGCCGCCCCAGCCCGCAATGAAGTGTTCAGCGTATTTGGTGAGATGTTCTTCACTAAACGAGCCGCTCTGAAGTCCCAGTAGATTGAGGATGCCACGGGTCGCTTCCCAATCGCCTTTCTCGACGATGTAGTTGTACATTTGGCGGGCTTCCTTCTCAGTCTCGCGACAGACAACCAGGCCATAGCTCATCATACCGATGTCACGCTTGTACTCTTCGCGTGCCAATCCTTTGACGTCGTCGACAACCTCTTTGCCATGTTCGAGGGTGTCAACCGCGATGAAGTTGAAATCAACCTCGCGGGCTGAGAAGTCTTTGCCTGCTGGCGAGAACCCCGCATTGATGATGACAGGGTAGGGCTGCTGCACTGGTTTGGGCAGCATGTAGCCATCTTTGATGTTGAAGAACTCACCGTGATGATCAAAGTGTTGTTCAGACCATAAACGCTTGATGACGTGAATCCACTCGCCAGCGTGACGATAACGGTCATCGTGCGGCATCTGCGGCGCACCGAACATTTCCATTTCTGGCGTGAACCACCCACACACAATGTTCAAACCCCACCGACCTTCGGAGATGTTGTCGATGGTTGAGCCTTGTTTGGCCGCGACAATTGGATGCATAGTCGGGACATGCGACGTAGAGAATAACATAATGTTATTGGTCTGCGTCGCCATGGCCGTAGCCCAGGTGTAGGTTTCCATGCAATCGCCGTTGAAATCGGTCGTACCGCCAAACCCACGCCAGCGGCCTACCGGTACGAGCAACTCGAATCCCAGCCGATCGGCTTTCTGCGAGATCTCGACGTTATGCTTGTATGTCGGTTTGAAGGTCGTCTCCGCATGCGTGATGGTACAGCCATTACTGCAGTTCTGCCCGAAGATACCCAGCTTCATTTTATTGGCGTTGTACACGGAGATGTGTTTGCGACGATATTCTTGGAGTTCAGTTGCATTCATAGGATGCTTTCCTTTATGGTCCTGAGCTATGGCGCAGCTCGATATCTATGTCTGCACGAAGAGCAAATGTACTGCGAAACGTGTGCAGGTCAAGATGCGCGCGACAGATTCTGCACCTGGCTCTTATAACGGCCCTATGCTGTTAGAGGCAATCCGTGAATTGGTAGAGCAGCGGTCACAAACTGCCTGTGTTTTTGTGCACGAAGTCGCGTGTATGGCTGGCTGTCCAGTTGGTCCGCGAGTGGATATGGTGTGTGACGAGCAACGAGTGATGTATTTCAATCGCCAACGACCGACAGGAAGAACTGACATGGTAACGTGGCAGTCAGTGGAGAGTGTGGAGCAGGAGATTTGGCGTTGCCGCAGTCTACGAACGTAGGCCGGGATAAGGCTGCAGGCCGTTCCCGGCGCGCGGATGCCGGAAACGCTTCGCTTATTCCGGCCTACGTTCTATTTCTTCTTCGGAGCCGTCTTTTCTAATAACTGGATATCGCCTTGGTCTTTGGCTCGATTGGCTGCACGTTTGTTCTTTATCAATAAATCACGACTGATAAGAGAAACCTTCACGCCAGAAATGTCTCCCGTTTCTCGGCTCTGCCACGCCTCCTCAAACGTCACTCCACTAATGCCTGTAAGCAAGTCGATGCGATTCGGGGCTACGCCAAGCTGGACGACGTAGTCTTCTTGTAAGAAATCTTCTTGCTCAATTCCGGTGTTGCCAAAGCCGAATGCACGGATGACTTCCATTAACTTCTTCGCATTTTCAGGATCATGCGCGACGAAGACATCGAAGTCGCCTGTATAACGCGGGCGACCGTGAAACGCCAAAGCCCAGGCGCCAACGATCACGTATCTAACACTCTTCGTGTTCAGCAAGTCGATGAACTCGCGCACATCGTTCGATAGTTGCCGCATCGGGATTCTCGGGCATGATTAATTCGAGAAGCATCTGAAGCTTGTCGTTGCCGGATAATGCTTGGTATTCGGCGTACTCGGCCTCTTCAGCTTCAGCGAAGGAACGGAATTTTCGTACAACCTTTTGCATGCTCATTTATACCCGCCAATAGTGGACGATGTTACCACGTCTGAGAAAGAAAGGGGAG
The window above is part of the Deltaproteobacteria bacterium genome. Proteins encoded here:
- a CDS encoding LLM class flavin-dependent oxidoreductase → MNATELQEYRRKHISVYNANKMKLGIFGQNCSNGCTITHAETTFKPTYKHNVEISQKADRLGFELLVPVGRWRGFGGTTDFNGDCMETYTWATAMATQTNNIMLFSTSHVPTMHPIVAAKQGSTIDNISEGRWGLNIVCGWFTPEMEMFGAPQMPHDDRYRHAGEWIHVIKRLWSEQHFDHHGEFFNIKDGYMLPKPVQQPYPVIINAGFSPAGKDFSAREVDFNFIAVDTLEHGKEVVDDVKGLAREEYKRDIGMMSYGLVVCRETEKEARQMYNYIVEKGDWEATRGILNLLGLQSGSFSEEHLTKYAEHFIAGWGGYPMVGTPEQVTEELVKMSKIGIEGMILCWLDYNEEIKFFGERVMPLMQQAGLRQ